One region of Culex pipiens pallens isolate TS chromosome 2, TS_CPP_V2, whole genome shotgun sequence genomic DNA includes:
- the LOC120421040 gene encoding fibrinogen-like protein A: MDTSLCLRLLLLLTISEVLIVIKCTQDVQVEVTNCGVGFELIQHRFDTLQYKFLELSVNVMEFSEAVQNKQRSIEEQIFRLETSVAVNMALVTNYSRQVLDLQTICSNHDRIRNELRKLQPKKSALEKLDSPNSCTEGSHSGEISLDILNISNPVDVFCDMKTFGGRWLVVQQRVDNTVSFNRNWTEYRDGFGQPTSNFWIGLKKLHQLTTHDSYELFVELQFANGSLGIAHYSEFRVGSEDENYALNKLGRFSGTAVDAMRQHERCSFSTYDNYNVVGGKNWAQADQGGWWYYGSYTSQLNSGIGTSYGIYWNESHLKFASLKIRKKL; encoded by the exons ATGGATACATCGCTCTGTCTACGACTCCTACTTCTACTGACAATCAGTGAAGTTCTAATAGTAATTAAATGCACCCAAGATGTTCAAGTAGAGGTGACCAATTGTGGCGTTGGATTCGAGTTGATTCAGCACCGTTTCGATACCCTTCAGTACAA atttttgGAGCTTTCAGTTAATGTCATGGAATTTTCAGAAGctgttcaaaacaaacaacgtTCAATTGAAGAACAAATTTTCCGTTTGGAAACCAGTGTCGCTGTAAATATGGCGCTCGTGACTAATTACTCCAG ACAAGTTCTGGACCTTCAAACAATTTGCTCCAACCATGATCGTATCCGAAATGAGCTGAGAAAGTTGCAACCGAAAAAAAGTGCCCTGGAAAAGCTAGATTCTCCAAATTCATGCACTGAAGGAAGTCACTCTGGAGAGATTTCCCTAGATATTCTCAACATTTCAAATCCGGTGGATGTGTTCTGTGACATGAAAACGTTCGGGGGTAGATGGCTCGTTGTTCAGCAAAGAGTTGACAACACTGTTAGCTTCAACCGTAACTGGACCGAATACCGTGATGGATTTGGCCAACCAACGAGCAATTTTTGGATCGGATTGAAGAAGCTTCACCAACTGACCACACACGATTCGTACGAGCTTTTTGTAGAGTTACAATTTGCCAATGGCAGCTTGGGAATTGCTCACTACTCTGAGTTTCGAGTTGGTAGTGAAGATGAAAATTATGCACTTAATAAGCTAGGAAGATTTTCCGGAACTGCTGTAGATGCCATGAGGCAACATGAAAGATGCAGTTTTTCAACTTACGATAACTACAATGTGGTAGGTGGAAAAAACTGGGCTCAGGCCGATCAAGGCGGTTGGTGGTATTATGGCAGTTACACAAG TCAATTGAATTCTGGAATTGGGACCTCATACGGAATCTATTGGAATGAGTCACACTTGAAATTTGCCAGCTTGAAGATTCGCAAGAAATTATAA